The Lacticaseibacillus pabuli region CAAACAAATGGGTAGCAGATCACGTGGAAGTAATGCAGTGGGGTAACCACGAACATCAAGGTCTTAATGGAAAAATCGATGGCAATATTCTTGGGCACGATTTCGGTTAGGACAACTTCCAAGTAGGTCAGAATCAAAATCCCCAGTGCGGCCCCAATGGCGTGCAGACCACCGCCTGGTAGCTGAAGACCGGTAAAGCCGAGCAAGGTAACCAGCAGATACTCGGTCACTTCCTCACCAATCCAACCCATGATTAACCCGGCAATCGTTACCCCGATTTGGGTGGTTGACAGGTATTCATTTAAATTGTGGACCATTTTGAGGGCCCGCTTGAGTTTGGCCTTAGAACCCTGACCAGACTTGAGCATTTCCTCGAGTGCACTAGGGCGACTTTGTACAAGTGCAAACTCACTCGCTACAAAAAAAGCGGCGAACAAGAATGTAATAGCCATCACCAGAAGACTAGAGGCGACTTGGCCACTATCCATAGTTAATATTCCCCATTTCATAAATTATATTCACAGATTGCTCCTATTTTAACATAACCGTTCGATATAGCGTTAATGATAGCGCGAAGTTAGGTGCGGCGTGCTAGACTAGGAACAGATAAGAAGAAGGTGGCGATACGCAATGAAAATTGATGTCATGCAACACAGTCCCATCGAAGGTCTGGCAATGATCCAGACTTGGGGTGAAGAAAACGATGTAGAGTTTGTCATTCACCGGTTAGACGAAGGCGAGGACATTCGTGCCCTGAACCCAGCAGAGATGAATGGGCTGATTGTACTCGGTGGGCCAATGAGTGTCAATGATGATTTTGACTGGCTCGCAGCCGAACGCATTTACATTCGCAGCTTGGCAAAATTGGGCCGGCCCGTCTTGGGCATTTGCCTCGGCGCTCAGCAGATTGTGCGTGCGTTTGGTGCACCTGTGTTTGAGAGCGCAGAAGGTGAGTACGGCTTTGCCCCAGTCACCGATTTACGCGACGACAGTACCTTTACGGCTTTCCATTGGCACGGCGAAGAAATGGCCGAGCTACCTGGTGCGACCCAGCTGTACACGAACGCAACAACCAGCAACCAAGGCTTTGTGTACCATGACAATATCGTTGGCCTACAGTTCCACCTCGAGGCCGATGAGGAAGAAGTCACCGCACTTCAGGCCGATGAAGGTCGCGTGGTTAAACCAGGTGCGCCAGAGATTCAGGCCGAGATGTACGAGCGCTTGGCTAGCACCCTGGATGACTTATTCACAGACTAATCCACAGCCTGTGTGCATAAGAAGTCTAAATACGGTCCGCAGTGGTGAAGTTATCCACTGCGGACCGTATTTCTGTGTATAAGTGTTTAGCGTCGACTGCCGAGGCGCCGCCGCCGGAGTACGGAGGCCACCGCCCCACTAGGCATGCGGGTCAGGTCACTGGCGCTCCAGCTACCAGGCTGGTGGTCGGATGAAAAGACGTGACTTTCAGCCTGTTGCACGTCGTTTTCGCTGCCAAACATGGCGATGGTACCGTGATTGTGCCGCAAGAGCTGGGCGAGGTCAGCGAGTAATTCGTAGTTCGCCTGATCAACGCCCGCGATGATAATGATGTCGTAGAAGCCGCCAAGAATGGGCCAGCTACTCGTTGGCATCAGGCGAAAACGAAGCCGGGACGATTGTCCGGATGCACGCGCGATGTCGATGCTCTTGGCCTGGCTGTCCACGCCGAGTACCGCAATGGCGCCGTTCAGGACCGCACGGCGGGCGAGCCAGCCCGTACCTACGTTCAGAATCAAGACGCGTTTGCCGCTACAATCCGGCAGTTTCTTTGCGAAGAGCTCCCAGTCGGCGTTTGGTGCCGTCTGGTTATAAGTCCCGACGAGTTCGACGCCAGCAACATGTGGATAAGTTTGGGGCATGCGAATCCTTCTTTCTAATCGACGAACAGCAACTCGACCGCGCGGCTGTCATCATCGATGTTAACGCTCACGTGTCGGTTGAGGTCCGCGACAATACTGCGGGCGGCGGCGACCTTGTCCTCTAGTGTGAACAAGGTGTTGTCGGCCGCAAACGCCGTGAAGTCGTAGTTTTCCGCAATGAAGGCCGCATCCACCACGAAGCTCAGGTTGTTCTGGTCGTGGCGACTGCCAGGACGCAGCACCGTGTTGATGTACTGGTACAGCTGGCTGGTCGTGAAATGGAGCGGCTTCTTGAGCTTGGTTTCGATACGGTATGTGTCGCTGTCATTTAGGTACTGACCATTGACGGTGACTTGTGTTAAAGCCTGATAAAGTTTCATAATCATTATCCTTTCGCGGATTGCTTAGGCAAGGTAGATCTGACGCAAATCAGCAACTTGCTGGTCTGTGAGGTCCAGGGCGCTGTGTAAGTAATGTTGCATACTACCATAATGTTCATCGATGGTGGCCATCGCGGACTCGAGGTAATCCAATTTCACAGTCCAGAGGTCCCGGATACTTTGTTCATAATTGGTACCCATGTGCCGCTTTTTAATTTGAACCAGGACGTCCTCAAGCGGTTGCTGAATGTACTGGGTTGTGGCGATGTAATCACTGCGGATAAGCTTCTTGTTCACGCCGAGCGCGGATAGGAGGTAAACAGCACCCATTCCTGTACGGTCCTTGCCGGCGGAGCAGTGGAAGAGCAAGGCCTCGTTATCGCCATCATTGCCGAGCAGTAAATCGAAGAAACCCCGGTAAGCCTTCTGGGCGCTCGGGAGCAGCACCATGTCGGCATACGTTTTGAGCATGTTCTTGTAGCCGCCGTCAGCGTGTTCAGAGAAGATTTTGTCTTCCTCTTCGCGGTTGATGTACTTGGTGACCTTGGTTTCATCAACTGGGAAGACGGGCAGGTGGTAGTAGCTCGCGTCACTCGGTTTCCGGTCGGGTGCCTGCTGCAGCTCTTCTGGTGAACGGAAGTCGACGTCGTAACGGACACCGTAATCATCCAGAAATTGGACGTCGCGGTCGCTCAGCAAGTCAAGTTTGCCGGAGCGAATTAATTTATGTTGCTTGATTGTTTTCAGACCGGCACCAGGGTAGCCGCCGAGATCACGGAAGTTAAAGCCGTGGTGTATGTTGAGTAACGTTGGTTCCAAGGAATTCACCGTCTTTTCTAGATTTTGGACAATGCGCCCAATAGTTTCTAAACCATTGTATATCAGGATGGCGTTCTTGCCTATTTTTTGTCTTCTTTATAGTAGAAATATCTGGGGGGGTACACCCGGTAGCGGGGTTTGGCCTTGGCGGGCGCCGCCCGACAACCACGCTGAGTCTGTATTGCCGTCGCCCGCCAAGGCCAATCCCAGTCGAGACTGACGAATTGAGTCCTCTTATGCCAATAAAAATACCGTCGTGAGTTCGTGGGAGGCGCTCTGGGAAATTAGAAGGAAATTCCAAATGCAAAAACGAGCGTATGAAAAAAGCCGCCAAACTGCGACGGCTTCCTGATTAGTCTTTGTCTTGCTTGCCACTCAGCAAAATGCCGGAGACAAATGCACCGAATAGACGCTTGTCCTGTTCTGACACGAGCTGGCCATTGTAGCTAAGCTCGGTTGCAGGCGAGATGACGTCTTCAATTCGGATGGCGTTTGAGGGTGCGGGCGTTGCAGCAGGCGTTTCATCCTTGGGCGCGTACTTTTCTGGGTAAGCAAGTCCGAGTAATTTCTCGGGCTTCACATCATAGTACTCGGACAGCTTGCGAACAGACCGTTCGGAAGGAATGGTTTGCTCGTTTTCCCACTTGGTGAAACTTGCAGGTGACGTGTGGGTAGCCATAGCAACTTCGACGATTGATTCACCGCGACTCTTGCGGATTCGACGAAGTTCAGCACCGATTTCGTTTGCCATGTTTGTTCAACTTCTCTCATTATTATTTGTCATACTTAGCGCATCACATTTCACAGTATAATGTACCCGCCTTCTTGTGATAAATCAAGAACTAAATAGTGAAGATTTGTATAATACTAACACGGTAAATATAAGCATTCGCTACATTATCAATCTTAATTGCTATAATTATGGAAATTTCATTGCCGAGATTGTAAAAATGGGGCACGGGCGATATGTTAAAAGAAAATGGTACCAGGGCTGGTTTGCTAATATCGAACATGACAGCCGAACAAAATATAACCGTTTTCACTTGTATTTGAGTCCGCCCCGCCGTATGCTTGGAATAAGATAAGTAAGGGAGTTGATTAGAATGAAACAAGAATATGAACGCCTACTAGTACCAGTTGATGGCTCTACTGAGGCGGAACTTGCCTTTGACAAAGCCATTCAGGTAGCTATTTCTAACCACGCGCGGATGGATATCTTGAACGTTCTCGACACGAAGCAGTTCATCGGTAGTTATGGCGGGATGATCTCCGGAGATGCCATTTATCAGCTCACCCAGGATTCTCAGGAATACCTCGAAGGTCTGCAGAAGAAGGCAGAAGATGCCGGCGTTAAGGAAGTTGCGATTCACGTTCGTTTCGGTAACCCGAAGAACGTTATTGCAACAGACTTCCCACATGAATACAAGACGGACCTGATTATGATTGGCTCAACTGGCCTGAACGCCATCGAGCGTGTTCTGGTTGGTAGTGTCACTGAATACGTTAACCGGACGGCGCCTTGCGATGTGCTCATCGTTAAGACTAAGTAATAACGTGATGATTCATCAAATTGCCTCGGATTTCCGGGGCTTTTTTGATATCTGCGGAATCTATCTATAGAAAAGGGGCGATAAAATGGAACTGTTACCAAACACGGATGCCAAGTTTTGGGCGAACCGCAATGCACTGCTACAGGATTACTATTTACACGACTGGGGGATGCCGAAACACGATAATCGGGATTTGCTCGGGTTACTCGTCATGGAGATTATGTCCGCTGGCTTGAACTGGGAAATGATTTTGAAGCGGCGAGATGCCCTGACTGAAGCATTTGCCGGCTGGGACGCCGGTACTATCGCAGCTTGGGGTGAAGCTGACTTTGACCGGCTCATGACTGACCCCAGCGTGATTCATAATCGCATGAAGATCGAGGCGGCATTTGCGGCGGCTCGCGCGACGGTGGCGCTGACGGGGGAGTATCGGGACCTGGATGATTATGTTTGGTCCTTTACCGCGGGCGAACAGATTCAGAATCACCCAACTGCAGCCGATCAAGTTCCTAACCACAGTAAATTATCCAAGTGGATGGCGACGGATATGAAGGGACGCGGTTTTAAGTTTGTGGGCCCAGTCATCGTGTATAATTACCTAGAAGCAGCGGGCGTCATTGACGACCATATCGAATCAGCGCTGCAGTGAAGGACATGATGGTGTGAATGCACACGAACGGCATCTTTTAGGAATCTTATTGGCGGCGGGTGGCTCCCTCATGTGGGGTGTTTCCGGTCCAGCCAGCGAATATTTGTTTGACCGCGGCGTCGGCGTGACCTGGCTCATTGCATCCAAAATGCTCATCGCGGGAATCGTACTTGGTCTCTACTGCTTGATTAAAGACCCGCACGCTTTTTTCGCGCCTTGGCACAGTTTGAAAGCAATCGTGCACCTGCTACTATTTGTCATTTTTGGCATGGTCGCGATGCAGTACGTTTACTTTAAGGCGGTGGCGGTGGCAAATGCGGCTACGGCCACTGTATTGCAGTACCTTTCGCCGGTCATCATTCTCATTTGGGTGGCCGTTGCTTCCCGGACCATGCCCCGGCGCGGTGATATTGTGACTATTGTGATGGCGATGGTGGGGACGGTGCTGGTCGTAACGAAAGGGCAGATTACGACGCTGGCCATTACGCCTAACGCCCTGTTCTGGGGGCTAGCCACGGCGGTTGCGGCGGCGAGCTACACGCTGGTGCCGCAGTGGCTGCTTGCCAACTACTCGGGTGTGGCCATTTCCGCCTGGTCGATGATTATCGGCGGGTTGGGGATGAACCTCTACCAGCCATCTTGGGAGCACATCCCGCACATGGACTGGCCGATGATTTGGTGCTACCTGTTTGTGGTGGTATTTGGGACCGTGTTTGCCTATGTGTTCTATCTATTAAGCTTGAACTATATCGCACCCACTGCGGCTGGCCTGCTGGACGCATTTGAACCTTTGGGCGCAGTCGTGACGGGTGTCGTGTTCTTGCACCTGCACCTGAGTTTCTGGGAGCTCGTCGGTGGCGCTATTATTTTGGCGACTGTGGCCCTGATGACGCTGCTGGAGCCGACCATGCCGGAACCCGATGCCACGGTGGGCGACCACGGGCGGAAGTGATACAATTAACGCATGTGGTTGCAGTCACTGC contains the following coding sequences:
- a CDS encoding EamA family transporter, whose translation is MNAHERHLLGILLAAGGSLMWGVSGPASEYLFDRGVGVTWLIASKMLIAGIVLGLYCLIKDPHAFFAPWHSLKAIVHLLLFVIFGMVAMQYVYFKAVAVANAATATVLQYLSPVIILIWVAVASRTMPRRGDIVTIVMAMVGTVLVVTKGQITTLAITPNALFWGLATAVAAASYTLVPQWLLANYSGVAISAWSMIIGGLGMNLYQPSWEHIPHMDWPMIWCYLFVVVFGTVFAYVFYLLSLNYIAPTAAGLLDAFEPLGAVVTGVVFLHLHLSFWELVGGAIILATVALMTLLEPTMPEPDATVGDHGRK
- a CDS encoding tyrosine-protein phosphatase, translated to MEPTLLNIHHGFNFRDLGGYPGAGLKTIKQHKLIRSGKLDLLSDRDVQFLDDYGVRYDVDFRSPEELQQAPDRKPSDASYYHLPVFPVDETKVTKYINREEEDKIFSEHADGGYKNMLKTYADMVLLPSAQKAYRGFFDLLLGNDGDNEALLFHCSAGKDRTGMGAVYLLSALGVNKKLIRSDYIATTQYIQQPLEDVLVQIKKRHMGTNYEQSIRDLWTVKLDYLESAMATIDEHYGSMQHYLHSALDLTDQQVADLRQIYLA
- a CDS encoding type 1 glutamine amidotransferase, giving the protein MKIDVMQHSPIEGLAMIQTWGEENDVEFVIHRLDEGEDIRALNPAEMNGLIVLGGPMSVNDDFDWLAAERIYIRSLAKLGRPVLGICLGAQQIVRAFGAPVFESAEGEYGFAPVTDLRDDSTFTAFHWHGEEMAELPGATQLYTNATTSNQGFVYHDNIVGLQFHLEADEEEVTALQADEGRVVKPGAPEIQAEMYERLASTLDDLFTD
- a CDS encoding helix-turn-helix domain-containing protein, yielding MANEIGAELRRIRKSRGESIVEVAMATHTSPASFTKWENEQTIPSERSVRKLSEYYDVKPEKLLGLAYPEKYAPKDETPAATPAPSNAIRIEDVISPATELSYNGQLVSEQDKRLFGAFVSGILLSGKQDKD
- a CDS encoding DNA-3-methyladenine glycosylase I gives rise to the protein MELLPNTDAKFWANRNALLQDYYLHDWGMPKHDNRDLLGLLVMEIMSAGLNWEMILKRRDALTEAFAGWDAGTIAAWGEADFDRLMTDPSVIHNRMKIEAAFAAARATVALTGEYRDLDDYVWSFTAGEQIQNHPTAADQVPNHSKLSKWMATDMKGRGFKFVGPVIVYNYLEAAGVIDDHIESALQ
- a CDS encoding class I SAM-dependent methyltransferase gives rise to the protein MPQTYPHVAGVELVGTYNQTAPNADWELFAKKLPDCSGKRVLILNVGTGWLARRAVLNGAIAVLGVDSQAKSIDIARASGQSSRLRFRLMPTSSWPILGGFYDIIIIAGVDQANYELLADLAQLLRHNHGTIAMFGSENDVQQAESHVFSSDHQPGSWSASDLTRMPSGAVASVLRRRRLGSRR
- a CDS encoding universal stress protein translates to MKQEYERLLVPVDGSTEAELAFDKAIQVAISNHARMDILNVLDTKQFIGSYGGMISGDAIYQLTQDSQEYLEGLQKKAEDAGVKEVAIHVRFGNPKNVIATDFPHEYKTDLIMIGSTGLNAIERVLVGSVTEYVNRTAPCDVLIVKTK